A region from the Sandaracinus amylolyticus genome encodes:
- a CDS encoding sensor histidine kinase, producing MTATMLPLPAFAAEMGLPQHRSKLVFSTYSGYAITLAFGALAALGHLTGVVPITSGAIALIGLKLVTNTLAWLALRNDRFVLELCGLNVVGDIVAMTGAIYHTGAATSPLLPIYGIELTVVALVSNVGVTVATSVITFLAYASMLALVRFGVLDKPPSILDLTGGVTDAYVIVELAFVAFVLGLPTAFAAAILKQLREKESALLARTEQLVEAQRQRTQFMANVTHELRTPIHGICGLADLVESGVYGPVTDKQKDAVRDVKSGALGLLRLIDDLLTLAREDAGKLEYRATDFDLEEVLASVMSTVGSLRGTRPLDVRLEPHDALPAMRTDRGKLVQILVNLLANAVKFTPDGGHITLRARALPGGPVRVEIEVEDDGIGIPLDQQRAVFEAFRQVDGSPERRYGGTGLGLALVQRLTSLLGGSVALRSEPGKGSTFTITLPALGPPARVTGRHPAVAA from the coding sequence ATGACGGCGACGATGCTGCCGCTGCCCGCGTTCGCCGCGGAGATGGGCCTGCCGCAGCATCGATCCAAGCTCGTCTTCAGCACGTACTCCGGCTACGCGATCACGCTCGCGTTCGGCGCGCTCGCGGCGCTCGGGCACCTGACCGGCGTCGTGCCGATCACGAGCGGCGCGATCGCGCTCATCGGGCTCAAGCTCGTCACCAACACGCTCGCGTGGCTCGCGCTGCGCAACGATCGCTTCGTGCTCGAGCTGTGCGGGCTCAACGTGGTCGGCGACATCGTCGCGATGACCGGCGCCATCTATCACACCGGCGCCGCGACCAGCCCGCTCCTGCCGATCTACGGCATCGAGCTCACCGTCGTCGCGCTGGTCTCGAACGTCGGCGTCACCGTGGCGACCAGCGTGATCACGTTCCTCGCGTACGCGTCGATGCTCGCGCTCGTGCGCTTCGGCGTGCTCGACAAGCCGCCCTCGATCCTCGATCTCACCGGCGGCGTCACCGACGCCTACGTGATCGTCGAGCTCGCGTTCGTCGCGTTCGTGCTGGGGCTGCCCACCGCGTTCGCCGCGGCGATCCTCAAGCAGCTGCGCGAGAAGGAGAGCGCGCTGCTCGCGCGCACCGAGCAGCTCGTCGAGGCGCAGCGCCAGCGCACGCAGTTCATGGCGAACGTCACGCACGAGCTGCGCACGCCGATCCACGGCATCTGCGGGCTCGCGGACCTCGTCGAGAGCGGCGTCTACGGGCCGGTCACCGACAAGCAGAAGGACGCGGTGCGCGACGTGAAGAGCGGCGCGCTCGGCCTGCTGCGGCTGATCGACGACCTGCTCACGCTCGCGCGGGAGGACGCGGGCAAGCTCGAGTACCGCGCCACCGACTTCGACCTCGAGGAGGTGCTCGCGAGCGTGATGTCGACGGTCGGCTCGCTGCGCGGCACGCGCCCGCTCGACGTGCGGCTCGAGCCCCACGACGCGCTGCCCGCGATGCGCACCGATCGCGGGAAGCTGGTGCAGATCCTCGTGAACCTCCTGGCGAACGCGGTGAAGTTCACGCCCGACGGCGGCCACATCACGCTGCGCGCCCGCGCGCTGCCCGGTGGCCCGGTGCGCGTCGAGATCGAGGTCGAGGACGACGGCATCGGCATCCCGCTCGACCAGCAGAGGGCGGTGTTCGAGGCGTTCCGCCAGGTCGACGGCTCACCCGAGCGTCGCTACGGCGGCACCGGCCTCGGCCTCGCGCTGGTGCAGCGCCTCACGTCGCTGCTCGGCGGCTCGGTCGCGCTGCGCAGCGAGCCGGGCAAGGGATCGACGTTCACGATCACGCTGCCGGCCCTCGGCCCGCCCGCGCGCGTGACCGGCCGGCACCCAGCGGTCGCGGCGTGA
- a CDS encoding response regulator transcription factor — MKKILVVEDDAVSARMLRDYLDAHGYATTVATTGPEGWNRFEETRPDLMVVDVALPMKNGFELCFDVKRTEHGRVMPLVLMSAVYRDDHADKYAREDLHAQAWLSKPFELRALLEEVERLIGAGEA, encoded by the coding sequence ATGAAGAAGATCCTGGTCGTCGAGGACGACGCGGTCAGCGCGCGGATGTTGCGGGACTACCTGGACGCGCACGGCTACGCGACCACCGTCGCGACCACCGGCCCCGAGGGCTGGAACCGCTTCGAGGAGACGCGCCCCGACCTGATGGTCGTCGACGTCGCGCTCCCGATGAAGAACGGCTTCGAGCTCTGCTTCGACGTGAAGCGCACCGAGCACGGCCGCGTGATGCCGCTCGTGCTGATGAGCGCCGTCTACCGCGACGACCACGCCGACAAGTACGCGCGCGAGGATCTGCACGCCCAGGCGTGGCTCTCGAAGCCCTTCGAGCTGCGCGCGCTCCTCGAAGAGGTCGAGCGCCTGATCGGCGCCGGCGAAGCATGA
- the proC gene encoding pyrroline-5-carboxylate reductase, translating into MGHATKIDKRIAFLGAGNMAGALVRGLLASGAVDAQQIWCVDVRPERLDELGKKHGVRVGRSNREAAAWADVVFLATKPQVFDRLLPEVAEGIRSEALAVSIAAGIPIAAIEARLPPGARVVRTMPNTPAIVDAGATAIAAGTHATPDDLALVKRIFDDIGISVVLDEMLLDAVTGLSGSGPAYIFLIIEALADAGVKVGLHRDSAQLLAAQTVLGSAKLLIETGEHPGRLKDMVTSPGGTAIAGLHTLEAGGLRKTLMDAVETATARARQLGEDASKKLGK; encoded by the coding sequence ATGGGACACGCCACGAAGATCGACAAGCGCATCGCGTTCCTCGGCGCGGGCAACATGGCGGGCGCGCTCGTGCGCGGGCTGCTCGCGTCGGGCGCGGTGGACGCGCAGCAGATCTGGTGCGTCGACGTGCGGCCCGAGCGCCTCGACGAGCTCGGCAAGAAGCACGGCGTGCGCGTCGGGCGCAGCAACCGCGAGGCAGCGGCGTGGGCCGACGTCGTGTTCCTCGCGACGAAGCCGCAGGTGTTCGATCGCCTGCTCCCCGAGGTCGCCGAGGGCATCCGCTCCGAGGCGCTCGCGGTGTCGATCGCGGCGGGCATCCCGATCGCCGCGATCGAAGCGCGCCTGCCGCCCGGCGCGCGCGTGGTGCGCACGATGCCGAACACCCCCGCGATCGTCGACGCGGGCGCGACCGCGATCGCGGCGGGCACCCACGCGACGCCCGACGACCTCGCGCTGGTGAAGCGGATCTTCGACGACATCGGCATCAGCGTCGTGCTCGACGAGATGCTGCTCGACGCGGTGACGGGCCTGTCGGGCTCGGGCCCGGCGTACATCTTCCTGATCATCGAGGCGCTCGCGGACGCGGGCGTGAAGGTCGGCCTGCACCGCGACTCGGCGCAGCTCCTCGCGGCGCAGACGGTGCTGGGATCGGCGAAGCTGCTGATCGAGACGGGCGAGCACCCGGGACGTCTGAAGGACATGGTGACGAGCCCGGGCGGAACGGCGATCGCGGGCCTGCACACGCTCGAAGCGGGCGGGCTGCGCAAGACGCTGATGGACGCGGTCGAGACCGCGACGGCGCGGGCGCGGCAGCTCGGTGAGGACGCGTCGAAGAAGCTCGGAAAGTAG
- a CDS encoding proprotein convertase P-domain-containing protein, with protein sequence MRAISYALVSLTIVALAGACSGGSGTPPPPPPQQAQQGQAQIQVPPGQVLITVAASSSPQGATVTGGGRMLGLTPFTTQVPIPAPRPGETQTFQFTFQLPGYQPATISASPINNTITLNAALAPMVAATPPTTPTSTPTAPGGGEPSFTVRGPAGGAIRDFAVTTSAARVEHQCMIAELTVDIDGNHSYFSDLVVSLRGPDGTSYSLQSHASRNPFRSHTVRRAEGHPTQGTWTLSVNDTVRADAGQLRGWTMAVRCR encoded by the coding sequence ATGCGCGCCATCTCGTACGCCCTGGTCTCGCTGACGATCGTCGCGCTCGCGGGCGCGTGCAGCGGAGGCAGCGGCACCCCGCCGCCGCCTCCGCCCCAGCAGGCGCAGCAGGGCCAGGCGCAGATCCAGGTGCCGCCCGGTCAGGTGCTCATCACCGTCGCCGCGAGCTCGTCGCCGCAGGGCGCGACGGTGACCGGCGGCGGTCGCATGCTCGGGCTCACGCCGTTCACCACGCAGGTGCCGATCCCCGCGCCGCGCCCCGGCGAGACGCAGACGTTCCAGTTCACGTTCCAGCTGCCCGGCTATCAGCCCGCGACGATCAGCGCGAGCCCGATCAACAACACGATCACGCTCAACGCCGCGCTCGCGCCGATGGTCGCCGCCACGCCGCCGACCACGCCGACGAGCACGCCCACCGCGCCCGGCGGCGGCGAGCCTTCGTTCACGGTGCGCGGTCCCGCGGGCGGCGCGATCCGCGACTTCGCGGTGACGACGAGCGCGGCGCGCGTCGAGCACCAGTGCATGATCGCCGAGCTCACCGTCGACATCGACGGCAACCACTCGTACTTCAGCGACCTCGTCGTCAGCCTCCGCGGCCCCGACGGCACGAGCTACTCGCTGCAGAGCCACGCCTCGCGCAACCCGTTCCGCAGCCACACCGTGCGCCGCGCCGAGGGCCACCCGACGCAGGGCACGTGGACGCTGTCGGTCAACGACACCGTGCGCGCCGACGCCGGCCAGCTCCGCGGGTGGACGATGGCCGTGCGCTGTCGTTGA
- a CDS encoding GNAT family N-acetyltransferase translates to MFRIRLIHDDVLEADRVALTQVQSMLRAQFPGLRHETVDELPTLLRDPLAHRIRTFVFVAERQRQNDVRGFAILAHAPDLEFCYLDFISAAPKETGRGVGGALYERVREECRALGAKGLLFECLPDDPDDVSDPATLEQNRARLRFYERWGARPVIHTAYRTAIEPGGSTKDLPYLVFDDLGSGRPLGRDEAREIVRAILERKYAWLVTSEYVGRVVESIVDDPIELRPSRYRRKKVNAPSTPLPIDVPAHLRIPLLVAERHDVHHVRERGYVEAPVRIPVIKRELDRLPIFEPTQMRRFGREPIVAVHDDEFVDYLERVCAALPPKRSAYPYVFPVRNAGRMPDDLETRAGWYCIDTFTPLHKNVWLAATDAVDCALTGAAMILEGKARLAYALVRPPGHHAEHKSFGGFCYLNSAAIAAHHLGACAGGAKVAILDVDYHHGNGQQEIFWERGDVLTVSIHGHPRFAYPYFTGFEDEIGWGDGEGANLNLPLPEQVDGAAYDLALARALDAVRAFEPSFLVVCLGLDPGRGDPTGTWSLGASDFERNGRRIGALGVPTLVVQEGGYHTRNLGVHARHFFRGLWESATGRSLARADT, encoded by the coding sequence ATGTTCCGCATCCGCCTCATCCACGACGACGTGCTCGAAGCCGATCGCGTCGCCCTCACGCAGGTGCAGAGCATGTTGCGCGCGCAGTTCCCGGGGCTGCGCCACGAGACCGTCGACGAGCTCCCGACGCTGCTCCGCGATCCGCTCGCGCACCGCATCCGCACCTTCGTCTTCGTCGCCGAGCGCCAGCGACAGAACGACGTGCGCGGCTTCGCGATCCTCGCGCACGCGCCCGACCTCGAGTTCTGTTACCTCGACTTCATCTCGGCCGCGCCCAAGGAGACCGGCCGCGGCGTCGGCGGCGCGCTCTACGAGCGCGTGCGCGAGGAGTGCCGCGCGCTCGGCGCGAAGGGCCTGCTCTTCGAGTGCCTGCCCGACGATCCCGACGACGTCTCCGACCCCGCGACGCTCGAGCAGAACCGCGCGCGCCTGCGCTTCTACGAGCGCTGGGGCGCGCGCCCCGTGATCCACACCGCGTATCGCACCGCGATCGAGCCCGGCGGATCGACCAAGGACCTGCCGTACCTCGTCTTCGACGATCTCGGCTCGGGCCGCCCGCTCGGTCGCGACGAAGCGCGCGAGATCGTGCGCGCGATCCTCGAGCGCAAGTACGCGTGGCTCGTCACGAGCGAGTACGTCGGTCGCGTCGTCGAGTCGATCGTCGACGATCCCATCGAGCTCCGCCCCTCGCGCTATCGCCGCAAGAAGGTGAACGCGCCCTCGACGCCGCTGCCGATCGACGTGCCGGCGCACCTGCGCATCCCGCTGCTCGTCGCCGAGCGCCACGACGTGCACCACGTGCGCGAGCGCGGCTACGTCGAGGCGCCGGTGCGCATCCCGGTCATCAAGCGCGAGCTCGATCGCCTGCCGATCTTCGAGCCCACGCAGATGCGTCGCTTCGGTCGCGAGCCGATCGTCGCGGTGCACGACGACGAGTTCGTCGACTACCTCGAGCGCGTCTGCGCCGCCCTGCCGCCCAAGCGCTCGGCGTACCCGTACGTGTTCCCGGTGCGCAACGCGGGCCGCATGCCCGACGACCTCGAGACGCGCGCGGGCTGGTACTGCATCGACACGTTCACGCCGCTGCACAAGAACGTGTGGCTCGCCGCGACCGACGCGGTCGACTGCGCGCTCACCGGCGCCGCGATGATCCTCGAGGGCAAGGCGCGCCTCGCCTACGCGCTCGTGCGCCCGCCGGGCCACCACGCCGAGCACAAGTCGTTCGGCGGCTTCTGCTACCTCAACAGCGCCGCGATCGCCGCGCACCACCTCGGCGCGTGCGCAGGCGGCGCGAAGGTCGCGATCCTCGACGTCGACTACCACCACGGCAACGGGCAGCAGGAGATCTTCTGGGAGCGCGGCGACGTGCTCACCGTGTCGATCCACGGCCACCCTCGCTTCGCGTACCCGTACTTCACGGGGTTCGAGGACGAGATCGGCTGGGGCGACGGCGAAGGCGCGAACCTGAACCTCCCGCTGCCCGAGCAGGTCGACGGAGCGGCGTACGATCTCGCGCTCGCGCGTGCGCTCGACGCCGTGCGCGCGTTCGAGCCGAGCTTCCTCGTCGTCTGTCTCGGCCTCGACCCCGGTCGCGGCGACCCGACGGGCACCTGGTCGCTCGGCGCGAGCGACTTCGAGCGCAACGGACGCCGCATCGGCGCGCTCGGCGTGCCCACGCTCGTGGTGCAGGAGGGCGGATACCACACGCGCAACCTCGGCGTGCACGCGCGGCACTTCTTCCGAGGCCTCTGGGAGAGCGCGACCGGCCGATCCTTGGCGCGCGCCGACACCTGA